CTGGCAAGAGCTTCCTGCTTGCCGATCATATCTCGGCACTTGTATTTCCTTGAACTCACGCCGCCGTTAGTCTGCACCCCGATGCCAACCTCCGCTAGCGAGGGATCTCATCGACTAAATGTTAGTCCAGCCGCTCGGGCGCTTCCTGACGACGGAATGTGACCACTGAGACAGACCCACGCGGCTATGGACTCGGTGACCAGACTGGGGAATTTGTCACCCTTCTGCGGCTCTTACAGGCGTAGAAGGGTAGAATGGGGATGCAGCTGGTGTTCCTCCCACACAGCCCACCAGCCAACCAACCCACCAGCCCGTTGCTCCTGCTGATGTAGTTGCCCCTTTCGGGTTGGAGAATACGCGCCTTGGGCGCTTAGGATGATGTACTTGGGACTCTTGGGTCTCTTCACGCGGTGCAAGCTAGAAGGTGGAAAACGGGAAGCTGGAATTCACTTGTGGTGTTGCATGTCTCTGCAGCCCAAGGCCCGGTTTCCCGTCATGCCGGCGCCTATGCCTGCCCTTTGCCAATCTCGCCCACAGAAAATCATGACAGGAATAGAATCATGAGTGACATGTATGGTAATCAGGGGGCAAGGATCCCATCCACGCTCATCTTTGCCGCCGGCGTTATCAGGTGCCGCTTCTGTAAGTCTGCATGTCGGGATAGCCTCAGCTGGGGGGTGATACACGCCACACATTATTAAATTGCAAAGCAAATGGGTTTACAGTGTTGCACAGCATGTGCTTCAATGTCAATGTTGtgtttaaaaaaaaatacctgTATTCTTTGTTCCCGTGTCCAACACTGCATGTCTTTGCGAGTGACTAACTAAACAACAGAGTGCCCAACTCAACAAAGGGAAAGGAGTCGTCATCAATCATATAGTAGTAGAAAAAGCTCGCCCAAACCACTGGCCTCCCCTTTTCTGTCTTCCTCAACTATTGTATCCAAACACGCCAGAGAGCAAGTAGGGTATATCATCCGTCGTATATCTATCCATCCATATCATCAAAGCAGTAATCAAACCATCACTCAGCCTACGCGGCCGCCTATTTCTCCAACCAAAAAGcccaagaaagaaaagaagagggaaaaagaaTTCACCCTTGCTGGAAGATAGCGTTTAGCCCAAAGCCAATCGTTCATCGTTAACGGACACCCCGCTGATCTTGCAACCTGTACAGCGGTTGTGGTTACAGCCGAAGCAGGGGTTTGTTGTTCTACTCGTATAGTTGTGGTATTCACTGCAGTTGCACTGTTTGTTGGGGTTAGCTAGTTTCTCTGTATAAGGCAAGGACAGGTCAAGACTCACGCAAACCCAAAAGTATTGCGTTGGGgtgctcttcttggcctcggcagTTGGCGTAGAGCTATTTGGGGACCTAGGGCCCGTGTTGGAAGCGGAAGACTGCGGTGGCGAGTCCGGCTCGGTCTCACGAGTTGGGCTGGCCTCGTTGTCCTTTGGATCTTCGTGCTTCCACTCGGAGATGCGCTTCATGAGCTGTCCGCGGCCGCAAAAGTGATCATCGATGTGGTCACATCGCTTGGCCCATGCATTCTCAGCCTCGGTGATTTCAATGATCTCGACGCAGAAGCCGCACCAGAACTTGACATCGCAGTGACGTCCTTTCCGGCAGCagtcgagcttctcctcgatcGCGGCCGAGTCTGAGATGGCGTGCTCCTTGGTAAGATGATTCCGGAAACTCTCGCGACGGTGGCAGACCTTTCCGCATACCTCTGTCGAGTTTGGCTTGGGATGGTCACAGTTCCACGTCTCGAGCTGGTAGTGTTGGATGCTTTCGTGTCTCTTCCAGTCATTCTTGCTGCCGAAAACCTTTCGACAGTTGGGGAACGTGCAGCCGTACGGCTTAGAGTGCCTCTTAAGATGCTTCCTAAGGGTGCGTGTTAGTACAGTAGACGCGGGATGGTCCAGGATGACCGGTACTTACTTGAGCTCGCACTGCCTGGGGAACGCCTTTATACACTCTGGACATTTATGCATTTGATTCTGGCCCTTGCCGACGGCCGTATCCTCTTTTGAGGCATCATCCTTGGATCCAGCAGAGCCGTCTTTGACTTTCAGGTAGTTCTCGATCCAATCTTTGGGAATCTTGTCCAGGACAGCCTTCACTGATTCTCGGCTTGGGCTGGACGAGTCCTTTGCAGCCTGCTCTCGTGGGGTTGACGTTGCAGCAGGGGTGTCATCGGCATCTGTCATCCTGACATCAGGTTGCTCAGGCTCTTGGTCTTCGGTATTCGAGCTTTGTGTGCCAGACACCCCGATGTCCGATTGATTATCCCGGGATGTGTCTTCCATGGTCATCGATGGAGCGGTACCTTGTGGTTCAGATCCAAAAGCGCTTTGGCTACCTCCAGAAAGGTTCTGTTCACTGGGATTCGAGGGCTGCCATCCAGTGGGGGAAAGGGAAATTCCGGTGTTCGAGGCCGCTCCGTTCAAGTAGCCTGGAGCAATGCAAAGCCCATCGCCTTCTTGGACGGGGGCGAGGTTGGATGAGTCTCGATCAAAGGAGATTGAAGTCGAGATCCGAGGCAAGGACTCGTTGTTGGTCTGAAGCTGCAAGGCCCGACGCCTTGATTCTTCATTATACGGGTCGCGGAAAGCGGGTGGCATCATGATCTCAGATGAGGGAGGGAGAGCAAAATGAGAGCCCTGGCTTGGCATGTAATCCATAGCAGACCCTCCCACGCCCTGGAGATCTTGCGATGGAGGTGGAGAGCTGGCATGTTTAAGCAATAGTtgggaggatgagatgggTGAGACTTGAACATACCGATAAACATACTCGGTGAGGTCATCATCGGCGCGGTACTGTTTTCCATGCACGCGTGAGAGGTGGCACCGGAAGTTATCTGCCCTCGGCCAGACCTTGTGTTTCTTCTTGGCGCAACCGTCAAGAGTACACACGAAAAAACGACCGGCTACTGAGCGATCCGCGTGGACGGTCCTCTTGTGTCTGTCGAGGTCGTTCCTAGAGGTGAAACCTTTGTCGCGCGAGCACCCACGGACATCGCAGTGGTAGGGTAGGGTATGCTTCAGCATGTGCTTTCTAATAAACGTGAGTCAGGCATTTTCTCATATTGAGAGTTGCTAGACATACCTCAACTCGGACTTGGTTCGACATTGTTTGGAGCATTTGGTACACGGGTGAAGCCGTTCTCCTTTGACTGGGGCTGTGGCAATGCTCGCAGGAGGGTGAGGGCGGTTCCATGGGGAGAAAGGAGAATCATCGGCTGCAGATTGGGTCTGCAGCTGGAGGGATTGCAGATCCCTCCCAACAAGCTGGGCCTCAGCGTTGGACTCGGGGTCAGGATCTTCGCCATAGCTGGAGATATTGGCATTGCTCTGGGTCAGACCGCTTCCATAGGTGGAATCTGGCAAGGTTTCACACTCGGATATGGGCTTATTCCGATAGTTCTGACCAGGGAACTCGAAACCAGAAGCGCCAAGGATTTGCTGGTGAGTTTGGCTATCGTTGGAGGTACCAGAGAAGGCTAGATGTGACCAGGGAGCATTACCCCAGTTCCAGTGGGAAGGAACTCCTGCCTGAGGTCTTGACTGAGGAAAGGGACTCAAGATTGAGCTTTGTTGGGGCGCCTGGGAGGAGTTGTTGACACCTCTGCCTCGGCCCAAAGAAGGATTGTAGTTGTTCATGGTAAAGATATTGTCCAGGGAAACCCGGTATAGTTACAGGTGAGGAAGAGTATGGCTATCCTGGTGTTGGTCTCGTACTGTATACCGAGAAACACTGGCCTTCATGAACGAGGGAGGTTGCTAATACGAGGGTGCGAGGTTGTAACAATGTTGCTAGGAACGAGGAAGCAAGAGTCGGTCAACTACTCATGCCTCGAGGTCAGCGTCTGGGACGTTGTGCGGACTCAACCGGCCATCCCACAAGGGGTGAGGAGtaagggcaagaagagcaCCGAGGGGCATTAGAGGTGGTGTTCGAGGGACTGTTCGTTGGCTGTGCAAGGCATGGATTGGGGAgtgaggaggagaatgggCGGAGATGCAACAAAATGAAGGACGGCAAGATGAAAAGACCAGAGATGGGTTTCCGTGTCGTAGTTTGAAGGGATATTGTCGAGGGCCAAAGGCTCAAGACATTGCAAACAAGCAGGCCAAGTGGTACGCAGGGTTTCCAAAAATCCAAGAATCAACAGAAAAAAGCATACAGGTAGCCCAAGACCGGAGGAGCGGGACCGCAGAGCCTCATTAGGTGCGGGGGTTGGTCTCGGGGAGGGATCCAGGTTCGACGACTGAGTGTGATGACAAGCGCTGTGTTGTGCTGTATAGACTGTTTGATGGTATAAGCTGTATGCTAAATGCTAGGCAGTCTGATGAGATGCAACGATGGCGCTTGAAGGCTGAGGGTCGAAAGGCGTCGAGTCAAGGTTCGCGGAGCGAGTATGAGGTCAGGGAGTTGAAGCTTCGCGTCACGGGCTACCTAAGCAAGGTACCTTGTTGGAAGGAAGGAAGCCAGTGAGAGATGACAAGAACGAACGAGGCAGGAAGTGGCGGACGAGCAGCGGCAGAGGGCGAAAGAAAAGGAGAaaaggggggaggggggagacAGGACTCGATCCCAAACAGCGATGAATCAGGTCCAAGATGAATGAGAGTTGTTGGGCTCCATCCATGCACGACAGTTCATGTTCTTtgagggaggaggatggatccAAATGGTTTTGCGCTGGGCCGCCTCACTTTTGGAGGCGTTGCACCAAACCACGAAGCGTGTGTGGCCAATCAGGAGTCAGTTTCAACCTAGGACGTTGTAAGGCAACCGCAAGGCAGAGAAGGACCATGGAAGCCTTTTTGCGAACCACGAGGATGCGGCTCAAGCCATGAAAAATGCGGAATAGAGGGGATCCATCACCGCatttcatccatccatttaTTCATTCTCATCCATTTGATGAGTTACTCGCACACTTGTGTATTTACTCCTCTTCAATTCCTCGTCCCCATTTGAGAAATCTCACGATGCTTGGGCGCAATGTGCAATCTTGGCAGGCCCAtgagccaccaccaccaccaccaccaccaccaccaccaccaccaccaactcaGCAATTCTCTGTCTAGAGCCCAAACCTCCGACGAGGCTCATCACAGCTGCGCCACCCATCCATCTTTTCCATCCACAGAATGCGACCCATTCCAACACAATTGTGGGAATTTCTGATCCCATCATCTGTTGGAAATTCCGACCATGCACGAGGTCAAACTAACCTCCGCAACTGTGTACCTGGGCAGGTCATCTCCAGTCAAGAATCACCATCTTGCCGGGCATCTGTCGCGGCAGCCCTTTGATTGGGGCACTCCCTTCTTGTCTCTCATTGGCAACGTCTTATTGTCTCCCATCCAAACTTCAAGTGCCCAGTGGCATCGACAACTGCATCATGCGTGTCTCTGATGGCCCTAATGTcatgccatggatgccatcTCATATTGACAAAAGACATGACATCTCGGTTGTTGTCTCTTCTCCCACCTGAGCAAACCACGCTAACGGACACCTGCTTCTCTTAACCTCTCTTCCtgttcttttctcttttcccaCCGACGCCTCCGACAAGCCTGGGCGGGATGCCCGCATCGGCTCCGTTCGTTAGCCAAACTTTTTCTGCATCCTCCCGTGGATTCATTCTTTGGAGACCGCCCCTGAGCCGAGctggcttcatcttgatATCGGGCATCTATCGATCGCGCATGCATGTTCTTGTGCATGTCGAGTCGCGTACCGTGCATGATTCCAGTGATTCATTTACAGGAGATACCTACGCGTTGATGCCATTGGACGTCTATTAACGAATTGCTTGCGGTTTGCCTCATCGACCTGAGCCTCAGTGGGGATGCCCttgaagccaaggccaaatATTCATCCCCAAGCACCATACGGCTGGACACCCCTCATGCTCGTAACACACTACAGCACCCCAGAGCTGTCAGCTACCACTCTGGACGTCATCTACAATCTCTATCAAACTGCCACAAACGACACTGTGCGACCTGAGTATCGAGTCCCTGGCCCCTCCTCCCCACGTTTCCCCCGGATATCTGCGTTCGTCCACCTGCAACATGCTCCTTTTAGAAGGACGTTGCCAGGAACGTGGCGACGAGAACTTCTACACTTTGAAAGTGATCCCATCGAACCAGACTACCGTATGTGCCACCAAGATTCCTTGCATGAGATGCTGGGTCAGCCCGGAGACTGTTGGATCTGTAACCATGTCGCCCCTCGCTGGTTGTTCAACGTGTGGGCGACTGCCACAGGAACCAGCGACCAGCAACTACCAGGACATACATGTCTTCGGAGAGATGACTCTTGACGTCAAGGCAGACTCATCACGGCTATAAAGGTCTCGAGTCCTGCCTCATCGGACTTTTCTTGCTCACCCTCTTCAAGAGAGAGTTCCTTCAATTCGCAACCGTACTATACTCTACGCTCTAGATTCAGCCCTGCCACCATCTTCCATACATATATACAAGGCCCTGAAGCACAGTCGCCCATCGTAAGCGACCAATACTTCCGTACCCAGCTCTATTTAACCTTGATAGCCCAGATACTCACCATCCAATCCCCTCACCAATCCCCTCAAACACTCAACATGTGCGATTGGGAAGAATTTCTCTTTCTATGCAACCACTCTACGCTGAGACTCAAGTCATACTGCCACTTTGCTCGCAATGACCCCAACCACCAATGCTTCGGTGTCAAGGTTCTCCGGAACTCGTGGCGGCAGTGCGTGCCTTGCGATGACTGTGCAGCTGCGTGGCAGGCTATGGAAATTCAAGGGCAGCACAACTACCAGGGCAGCCAGCATATGCCTAGCCAGGGTTCTCAGCAGTCAGGTTCTTGAACAGGTACATCAGTTTGGTAATGGCGGTGGGTGGGAAGACGAGTGACCATGCTCTAAGCTGGTCAAGCTAAGAGGGGAAGGCTACGTCTGGGAGGTCGGCCGTTTACGGTTCACCGTGTGTTcctttatatatatgtaCGTAGTTAAATCATTTCGGAGCTTGCTCTAGACCCGGTACATATGCGAGCCGTGCAGGCCCGTGACCCGGGTCGTTGAGGACCTCGTGCGGTTACATATCAACGACGGCCAGAAATCTTGCCACGGGGGTTTTCCCGATTGCAAACACGTAAGAACTGGGCCATGTGGAACGGACCTGTCAGGTCTGGAGAGTGTGTGTCCCCTGCTGTGCTTCGGCTCCCAAGCATGGAGTCATCATCGGTGCCCAGGAGAGTCAGGAGCGCGGCGGTTGGCCCGCGGGAGGAGAGACCTGCGGCCGGGCCTGTGCTACGATGCCGGCATGAGAGAGCTAGGAACCGTGGGGGAACGGGTTTGCATTCAGCCTTTGAAAGGGGTAACCGTCTGTGGTACATCCTCATCTGGGGTGTGACTTGGAGATGGGGGTTCCAAGCACAGACCGTGGGTTCCCAAGATGTAGTTTCGTATCAACATGATGGATCCTGTCGTCGTATGATGTCGAGTTCCAGTAAAAAAGCAATAGTACAAGTTGATAGATCCATACTAACACAAAGCATTGTAACTTCCCGTCAGCTCATATATCCCCTGACCACCACATGGCGAGCAACAACGAGATCAAAAATGCTCCAGGTGGCCTCACACTCCACAAGGCTCACAGCAGCGGAGAAATAGATCAGACAAGCTAGGTGATTGCACTGCACATGAGGCACCAAAAGGAAGGGGGGATCAAGTTGGGAAAATCTATAGCTTGACTTGGACGCTCGGAGGCAACTCGGCTAGTCAATCCATGTTTGTGGCGCCCTCCACGACGCCGACGACGTTGTACCGCTTGGAGAAGAAAGTGACCCAGTCGTTGAGGACGCCCTTTTCCTTATCATCCAGATCCTGCCAGTCTGGGCGCGCGTCCTCGGGCTTGGTCGAGGTCTTTCCCAGCGCCCTTGAGGCGTCCTTGCCAGCAAAGACTAGAGTAGTAGTGTTAGCGAATTCGGGTCATGTTAACTCATAGGAGACGCAGAGAGTTACCATTGTATGATCCTCCTGGTTGGTAGGCCTTGTTGCCCGTGACATCGTAGACCTTGCCCTAATTCATTCCAGATGATTCAGCCGTGTTCCTTGGAGAGGACGAGTTGTACGCGTGCATGCGTCTTGACATACCTTGATGGCCACGTAGCACTTGCCGCCATCTCTTCCTGTCATCGAGTTAGCTCAAGTTCAACATTTGCAGAGGGTTCAATGAGGTTTGAGACTCCTCATCATGGCGGGGGACATGGCCGTACCGTCAGCTGCAGCAAGCTCCTCCGGAGAGATGGGATCGTCCTTGGGGGGATCCAGGTTCACGGGGACCTTGGGCTCGAACTTTCCAGACATGGTGATGAGTGTAGAGAATGAACAAGATGATTGAGTGAATGGGTTGTGAgtgaggacaagaagagacAGAGTGTGAGAGCTTTAAAGATTCCGTCATATGCCAACGTTTGGGCTCTGTTTCCCCCCGGCCCCCACCAAAAGGATCGCTAACTACAGGGCTCCCCTCCCGCCTTCCAAGGTCCAAAGAGCCTCGGTCACAGCGTCCGTTAGTGCTTGCCTGATTGGAAACGCACGGGCCAGCATTCGCCGAGGTTGGCCCGTGCGTAGCCGTCATGGCCAGATGGATCCATTAGACGACTTGCAGCTTTTCATGGTTTACGACATCACCAAAAACCTCGCCCCTCATCATACGTGGGATTGCCCCCCGACCATCGCCTGTCCATTGCTTCCCATAGCAGGCCAGCCATGTCGGTCTCGGCCGTCGCCTCGCTGAGGCCCCTTCGTGGAAGATGCCTGCAGCATGCGACTTCGGGTCTGCTCTCCGTCCACCTCCGGTCGCGCTCCGTCAACCTCAGCTTCCGCGCCGTCATCCCGCTCCGGCCGGACCAGCGCCGATTCCAGACAACCGGCCCGAAGGCCAATGCGTCGGCCGATGGCTCggacaaggagctcgaggccaagaggaaCCAGTTGCCCAAGAAGAGCCAGCCACCTCAGCCTCAGATCACCTTTCGCCAATTCGCCGGCCGTGCCCTTGGTGCTGGTCTGCGTAGTCTGGTTGTGGCCATGAGCCCGACAGGTATCAAGACAGCATTTCGCCAGAGTCCCGGAGCTACAACGCTGGGATTGTTCATGTAAGTGACTTATATACCCCCGTCTTCATGCGCCACTAACAGAAAACAAAGACTCGGCGTCGTCTCCGTCATCGCCGGCTACACTGTCTACCTCTACTTCACCTACTTCTACCACTACCAATTCACGAGATACCCCAAGCCCATCGCCAACTCCCTGCGACGCGCCCTGTACTATACCAACATTAGCCCCGATGCTGAGCTCGCTCTCAAATACTACAAGCGTGCCATGGAGCAGTGCGCCGAGCATGGCCTGGATCCCTTCTCCGACGAGGTTCTCGGCATTCGTCTGCAGACTGCCCACTGGCTCCAGCTGATTGCAAACTACACCGGATCTCTGCAGGTCTTGGAGGGCGTTTTGGCCGATTGCAACAAGTGGATTAGTGTAATGGAACACTCTGTCAAGGATGGCCGAGTCAGCGATGAGGGCAGACTCCTCAAGGCACCATCGGAGACCGCTGATGCCGCTGAGACCGCTGTCGCCGCCAATGATGCTACCCCCGGTACTGAATCAGGGAACAAGGACGAAGACTTTGTGCCGGAGAGCCTCTGGCATAAGCGTCAACGACTGCTCACCAAGACTGTTGGAATCGCCATCAAGCTCGGAGAGCTTTACGCTGACGAACATGTCCTCGAACCCGACAACTCGCAAAAGCATCTTATTTGGGCGGTCGAGACCGCCCTCAAGGAGTTCCGCCGCCGCAAGGACGACGGCGTGAAGCCTGGTGAGGGTGACTGGCTCAACCCGGAGCAGATGGGCGGCGCCATGGAGTCTCTGGGCCGCGACTACGAGCGCAAGTCCCAGTTCCACCTCGCCATCCCCCTCTTCTTCCAGGCCCTCCGCCTCTGCGAGGTCCCCTGCCACCGCGCCGTCATCATGAACAACCTCGCCGCCAGCTTCGCCCAGCACCCCATCTTCGTCCCCGTCAGCGCTGGCGAGACGTCGGATGTGATCAAGGAGCTGCACGACCCGGCCATGCCTGCCACCAGGAAGGAGTGTCTTGAGGCCGCTCAGAACTGGGCCAAGAATGCCTACGTCCATGCCAACGATGTTAAGGGCAGTGAACGTACCTCCGAGTGTGATGAGGCCTGTGTCGTCGCTCTCTGCAACTGGGGCGATGTTGCTGCTATGCTGGGCAACCATGATCTGGCTCGCAAGAAGTACAACCAGTGTATTGACATGGCGACCAAGCTTGACTTTCCTCAAGCCGCCAAGCAGGCTCGTTCTGGGCTGGCCAAGTTGACCTCAAAATAAAGCCAGTGTGTGTGTATAAAAGCGGCACCGTCTCACTTG
This region of Fusarium falciforme chromosome 5, complete sequence genomic DNA includes:
- a CDS encoding Cytochrome b5 heme-binding domain-containing protein, whose protein sequence is MSGKFEPKVPVNLDPPKDDPISPEELAAADGRDGGKCYVAIKGKVYDVTGNKAYQPGGSYNVFAGKDASRALGKTSTKPEDARPDWQDLDDKEKGVLNDWVTFFSKRYNVVGVVEGATNMD